A stretch of Pristiophorus japonicus isolate sPriJap1 chromosome 10, sPriJap1.hap1, whole genome shotgun sequence DNA encodes these proteins:
- the LOC139274975 gene encoding gamma-glutamylaminecyclotransferase-like isoform X1: protein MFSLRSALAIVTSTPNYCWQKKIDRTIKTFGKMINVFVYGTLKKGQPNHHYMIDGTKGKGTYWGKGCTDEKYPLVIAGNYNIPFLLNVPGTGQEVTGEIYLVDDQLLKFLDEFESCPELYQRRPVRVRILEWDDKGDPLGVKPDVDGMLTCFSYSTSTYDQDWLKLPYYNNFDAFGMHGQPNYNPRENR from the exons ATGTTTTCTCTACGAAGTGCACTGGCCATTGTTACAAGCACTCCGAACTACTGTTGGCAAAAGAAAATAGACCGTACCATCAAGACGTTTG GAAAAATGATCAATGTGTTTGTATATGGCACTCTCAAGAAAGGTCAACCCAACCACCATTACATGATCGATGGAACCAAGGGGAAGGGGACGTACTGGGGCAAGGGATGTACCGATGAGAAATATCCGCTGGTAATTGCAGGGAATTATAACATTCCATTTTTGCTTAACGTGCCGGGAACGGGACAGGAAGTCACCGGAGAGATTTATTTAGTCGATGACCAACTGCTGAAGTTCCTCGATGAGTTTGAAAGTTGTCCAGAGCTCTACCAGCGCAGACCTGTGAGGGTCCGCATACTAGAGTGGGACGATAAAGGTGACCCACTTGGAGTGAAGCCAGATGTTGACGGAATGCTGACGTGCTTTTCGTACAGCACATCTACCTATGATCAAGACTGGTTAAAACTTCCTTACTATAACAATTTTGATGCCTTTGGGATGCATGGGCAGCCGAATTACAACCCACGTGAGAATAGGTAA
- the LOC139274975 gene encoding gamma-glutamylaminecyclotransferase-like isoform X2 codes for MVAGKMINVFVYGTLKKGQPNHHYMIDGTKGKGTYWGKGCTDEKYPLVIAGNYNIPFLLNVPGTGQEVTGEIYLVDDQLLKFLDEFESCPELYQRRPVRVRILEWDDKGDPLGVKPDVDGMLTCFSYSTSTYDQDWLKLPYYNNFDAFGMHGQPNYNPRENR; via the exons ATGGTCGCAG GAAAAATGATCAATGTGTTTGTATATGGCACTCTCAAGAAAGGTCAACCCAACCACCATTACATGATCGATGGAACCAAGGGGAAGGGGACGTACTGGGGCAAGGGATGTACCGATGAGAAATATCCGCTGGTAATTGCAGGGAATTATAACATTCCATTTTTGCTTAACGTGCCGGGAACGGGACAGGAAGTCACCGGAGAGATTTATTTAGTCGATGACCAACTGCTGAAGTTCCTCGATGAGTTTGAAAGTTGTCCAGAGCTCTACCAGCGCAGACCTGTGAGGGTCCGCATACTAGAGTGGGACGATAAAGGTGACCCACTTGGAGTGAAGCCAGATGTTGACGGAATGCTGACGTGCTTTTCGTACAGCACATCTACCTATGATCAAGACTGGTTAAAACTTCCTTACTATAACAATTTTGATGCCTTTGGGATGCATGGGCAGCCGAATTACAACCCACGTGAGAATAGGTAA